The following proteins come from a genomic window of Populus nigra chromosome 6, ddPopNigr1.1, whole genome shotgun sequence:
- the LOC133696319 gene encoding uncharacterized protein LOC133696319 isoform X1 → MKSLSSVGLGLSIVFGCLLLALVAELYYLLWWKRRFANKEIGDDYSSPARELFFMFCLRKPSSLRNNQELCSSVRITDTLVHHDQESQLNINTSKDLLLRPFSDDNVETELMRLHSLSGPPRFLFTIVEETKEDLESEDGRSRGDNKSGKESRSRSLSDLLLTVETPYLTPLASPPFFTPPLTPNYNQIGFNHLFESSKDAEFNKIRSSPPPKFKFLQDAEEKLYARRLMQEAEEMVPRKDCFAQDYTKRPTSSNFLKDEDDGPFITIIVDRNKEREFNEQNHQLAHHPSSSSQVLPLVASPSTSKPAAKKSSFFH, encoded by the coding sequence ATGAAATCTTTGAGTAGTGTAGGGCTTGGCTTGAGTATAGTTTTTGGTTGCCTTTTGTTGGCTCTTGTTGCTGAGCTCTACTATTTGTTATGGTGGAAGAGAAGGTTTGCTAACAAAGAGATAGGAGATGATTACAGCAGCCCGGCAAGAgagcttttttttatgttctgttTAAGAAAGCCGTCTTCTTTAAGGAACAATCAAGAACTATGTTCTTCAGTGAGAATCACAGATACACTTGTGCATCATGATCAAGAATCTCAGCTCAATATTAATACAAGCAAAGATTTGTTGCTCAGGCCCTTCAGTGATGATAACGTGGAGACAGAGCTCATGAGGCTGCATAGTCTCTCAGGTCCACCAAGATTTCTTTTTACAATTGTTGAAGAAACAAAGGAGGATTTAGAGTCTGAAGATGGCAGGTCTAGAGGTGATAACAAGAGTGGAAAAGAATCAAGAAGTAGAAGCTTGAGTGATTTGCTTCTTACTGTGGAGACTCCATATCTAACCCCTCTTGCTTCTCCACCATTTTTCACGCCTCCTCTTACTCCTAACTATAACCAGATTGGATTCAACCATCTCTTTGAATCATCAAAAGATGCAGAGTTCAACAAGATACGGTCATCACCTCCCCCAAAATTCAAGTTCTTACAGGATGCGGAGGAGAAACTATATGCAAGGAGATTGATGCAAGAAGCTGAGGAGATGGTCCCAAGGAAAGATTGTTTTGCTCAAGATTACACCAAAAGACCTACTAGTTCAAATTTTCTAAAAGACGAGGATGATGGGCCTTTTATCACCATCATTGTTGACAGGAACAAAGAAAGAGAGTTTAATGAACAAAATCACCAGCTAGCACACCACCCTTCAAGCAGTTCACAGGTACTTCCTCTTGTTGCTTCGCCTTCAACATCAAAACCAGCAGCTAAGAAAAGTTCCTTCTTTCATTAG
- the LOC133696319 gene encoding uncharacterized protein LOC133696319 isoform X2, whose product MFCLRKPSSLRNNQELCSSVRITDTLVHHDQESQLNINTSKDLLLRPFSDDNVETELMRLHSLSGPPRFLFTIVEETKEDLESEDGRSRGDNKSGKESRSRSLSDLLLTVETPYLTPLASPPFFTPPLTPNYNQIGFNHLFESSKDAEFNKIRSSPPPKFKFLQDAEEKLYARRLMQEAEEMVPRKDCFAQDYTKRPTSSNFLKDEDDGPFITIIVDRNKEREFNEQNHQLAHHPSSSSQVLPLVASPSTSKPAAKKSSFFH is encoded by the coding sequence atgttctgttTAAGAAAGCCGTCTTCTTTAAGGAACAATCAAGAACTATGTTCTTCAGTGAGAATCACAGATACACTTGTGCATCATGATCAAGAATCTCAGCTCAATATTAATACAAGCAAAGATTTGTTGCTCAGGCCCTTCAGTGATGATAACGTGGAGACAGAGCTCATGAGGCTGCATAGTCTCTCAGGTCCACCAAGATTTCTTTTTACAATTGTTGAAGAAACAAAGGAGGATTTAGAGTCTGAAGATGGCAGGTCTAGAGGTGATAACAAGAGTGGAAAAGAATCAAGAAGTAGAAGCTTGAGTGATTTGCTTCTTACTGTGGAGACTCCATATCTAACCCCTCTTGCTTCTCCACCATTTTTCACGCCTCCTCTTACTCCTAACTATAACCAGATTGGATTCAACCATCTCTTTGAATCATCAAAAGATGCAGAGTTCAACAAGATACGGTCATCACCTCCCCCAAAATTCAAGTTCTTACAGGATGCGGAGGAGAAACTATATGCAAGGAGATTGATGCAAGAAGCTGAGGAGATGGTCCCAAGGAAAGATTGTTTTGCTCAAGATTACACCAAAAGACCTACTAGTTCAAATTTTCTAAAAGACGAGGATGATGGGCCTTTTATCACCATCATTGTTGACAGGAACAAAGAAAGAGAGTTTAATGAACAAAATCACCAGCTAGCACACCACCCTTCAAGCAGTTCACAGGTACTTCCTCTTGTTGCTTCGCCTTCAACATCAAAACCAGCAGCTAAGAAAAGTTCCTTCTTTCATTAG